A window of Melospiza melodia melodia isolate bMelMel2 chromosome Z, bMelMel2.pri, whole genome shotgun sequence contains these coding sequences:
- the INIP gene encoding SOSS complex subunit C isoform X1, producing the protein MAANPSGQGFQNKNRVAILAELDKEKRKLLMQNQSSTNHPGASIALARSPLNKDFRDHAEQQHIAAQQKAALQHAHAHSSGYFITQDSAFGNLILPVLPRLEAE; encoded by the exons ATGGCAGCAAATCCTTCAGGACAAG GTTTCCAGAATAAAAATAGGGTTGCAATCCTGGCAGAACTAGACAAGGAGAAGAGAAAGTTACTTATGCAAAACCAGTCTTCCACAAATCACCCTGGAGCCAG CATTGCACTTGCAAGATCACCTCTGAATAAGGATTTCCGTGATCATGCTGAGCAACAGCACATTGCAGCACAGCAAAAGGCTGCACTGCAG CACGCACATGCACACTCCTCAGGATACTTCATAACTCAAGATTCTGCATTTGGAAATCTTATTCTTCCTGTCTTACCTCGACTTGAGGCAGAATGA
- the INIP gene encoding SOSS complex subunit C isoform X2 produces MQNQSSTNHPGASIALARSPLNKDFRDHAEQQHIAAQQKAALQHAHAHSSGYFITQDSAFGNLILPVLPRLEAE; encoded by the exons ATGCAAAACCAGTCTTCCACAAATCACCCTGGAGCCAG CATTGCACTTGCAAGATCACCTCTGAATAAGGATTTCCGTGATCATGCTGAGCAACAGCACATTGCAGCACAGCAAAAGGCTGCACTGCAG CACGCACATGCACACTCCTCAGGATACTTCATAACTCAAGATTCTGCATTTGGAAATCTTATTCTTCCTGTCTTACCTCGACTTGAGGCAGAATGA